A single region of the Ramlibacter henchirensis genome encodes:
- a CDS encoding HAD family hydrolase has translation MALDLSRIRALCFDVDGTISDTDDHIVARLAGLIDAVPGVSGRRAEKLARQTVMALETPVHAAYAKLDELGLDVPLTRLRDRLRSIKRLEGDPAHTRNPEAADEVPHEMVAGVQQMIHTLARHFPMCTISTGGAPRVERFLEHYGVRKHFTAVIGSQTTRRMKPHPEPLLFAAREMGVRPEECLMIGDTTIDIRTGVAAGAQTVGVLCGFGTELELREAGAGLILATTSDLLGVLQPAEDTLEGTAQPKPAS, from the coding sequence ATGGCCCTGGACCTCTCCCGCATCCGCGCCCTGTGCTTCGACGTCGACGGCACCATCTCCGATACGGACGACCACATCGTCGCGCGGCTGGCCGGCCTCATCGATGCCGTGCCGGGCGTCAGCGGCCGGCGGGCGGAGAAGCTCGCGCGGCAGACCGTGATGGCGCTCGAGACGCCGGTCCATGCGGCCTACGCCAAGCTCGACGAGCTCGGCCTGGACGTGCCGCTGACCCGGCTGCGCGACCGGTTGAGGTCCATCAAGCGGCTGGAGGGCGACCCCGCCCACACCCGCAACCCGGAAGCCGCCGACGAGGTGCCGCACGAGATGGTGGCCGGCGTGCAGCAGATGATCCATACGCTGGCCCGGCACTTCCCGATGTGCACGATCTCCACCGGCGGTGCGCCGCGGGTGGAGCGGTTCCTCGAGCACTACGGCGTGCGCAAGCACTTCACCGCCGTCATCGGCTCGCAGACCACCCGGCGCATGAAGCCGCATCCGGAGCCGCTGCTGTTCGCGGCGCGGGAGATGGGGGTGCGGCCCGAGGAGTGCCTGATGATCGGCGACACCACGATCGACATCCGCACCGGCGTCGCAGCCGGCGCGCAGACCGTCGGCGTGCTGTGCGGTTTCGGGACGGAGCTCGAGTTGCGCGAGGCCGGCGCCGGGCTGATCCTTGCGACCACGTCGGACCTGCTGGGTGTCCTGCAGCCCGCGGAAGACACGCTCGAGGGCACCGCCCAGCCGAAGCCGGCGTCGTAG
- the hrpA gene encoding ATP-dependent RNA helicase HrpA — translation MPAPRITFPESLPVCGKRDEIARAIAEHQVVIVCGETGSGKTTQLPKIALAMGRGKLNAPPGERGRLIGHTQPRRIAASSVAKRIAQELETPLGEVVGFKVRFQDRLSRDASVKLMTDGILLAETQTDPLLSAYDTLIIDEAHERSLNIDFLLGYLKQLLPRRPDLKIVVTSATIDAERFAEHFASARGKAPVIYVSGRMYPVEQRYRPFEETRDYGLDEAIADGVDELWQGNAAGDILVFLPGEREIREAADHLRKHLSHSPLTRGAEVLPLFSRLSQAEQDRIFEAHAGRRIVLATNVAETSLTVPGIRYVIDAGTARVKRYSFRSKVEQLLDEPVSQAAANQRAGRCGRVANGICIRLYDEQDFLSRPRFTDPEILRSSLAGVILRMKALHLGSVEDFPFIEAPQRRAIADGYQLLNELGAVDDANELTPVGGELARLPLDPRVARMILEGRERGALAEVLVIASALSVQDVRDRPLELQAQADQQHAKFDDEKSEFSGYLRLWEWIHAARGGTSPQPSPASGRGSPGAPKLPLARAGGGGGEGAPHHKLSNRQYESLLRQNFINVRRVREWKDIHSQLHTVVAEHKWRMNSQPAGYDALHKSMLAGLLGNIGWKMEEEDVYLGARGIKFYRHPGAHLKKRPGRWIVCAELVETTRLFGRGIANIEPQWVEEVAGHLLKKQLLDPHWEKKGAEVMALERATLYGLVIYSGRRVPFAKVDQQGAREIFIREGLVAGQWETKLPFLAANLKLVRQVEELEHKSRRQDVLVDEELIYAFYDQQIPADVYNGHTFEGWYRQDSRHKPDLLKLTRDELMRHEAAGITTESFPKTIRLGGVDCAAAYLHEPGDPRDGLTVTVPLFVLNQVSEERAEWLVPGMLKHKVQALLKSLPQKPRSRFVPLPESAARLADELTAPERWAVGSLVDVLLKMVRERTSLDVKRTDFKLDMVPAHLFMNFRVVDEHGRQLGMGRNLGALKAELGAKARGAFQALAGLTVAAAPTPSPAGGRGRSEGGAVAKADPHPSPLPQAGEGARYTSWSFGELPELMEVRKGSTSLVGFPALVDQGHAVVIEVFDEPEVAAAKHRAGLRRLFALQLKDALKYLEKNIPDLQKMAVAFMPLGTQEELRQQIIDLALDRAFLLDPLPTDEATFKRRVDEGRGRLTLIANEVARLAATILADYATAARKIKDTKGHPDCTADAAQQLQRLVPRHFLARTPWAALQHLPRYLKAITLRLEKLRADPARDVARMADVRPQEQRYWRLVAERKGHVDDRMQELRWLLEELRVSLFAQELRTPQPVSVKRLEKVWAQLNS, via the coding sequence TTGCCCGCTCCCCGCATCACCTTTCCAGAATCGCTGCCGGTCTGCGGCAAACGCGACGAGATCGCGCGCGCGATCGCCGAGCACCAGGTGGTCATCGTCTGCGGCGAGACCGGCTCGGGCAAGACCACGCAACTGCCCAAGATCGCGCTGGCCATGGGGCGGGGCAAGCTCAACGCCCCGCCGGGCGAGCGCGGCCGGCTGATCGGGCACACGCAGCCGCGGCGGATCGCCGCATCGAGCGTAGCCAAACGCATCGCGCAGGAGCTGGAGACGCCGCTCGGCGAAGTCGTCGGCTTCAAGGTGCGCTTCCAGGACCGGCTCTCGCGCGACGCCTCGGTGAAGCTGATGACCGACGGCATCCTGCTGGCGGAAACCCAGACCGACCCGCTGCTGTCGGCGTACGACACGCTGATCATCGACGAGGCCCACGAGCGCAGCCTCAACATCGACTTCCTGCTCGGCTACCTCAAGCAGCTCCTGCCGCGCCGGCCCGACCTGAAGATCGTGGTCACGTCGGCCACGATCGACGCCGAACGCTTCGCGGAGCACTTCGCTTCGGCCAGGGGCAAGGCGCCCGTCATCTACGTGTCCGGCCGCATGTATCCGGTGGAGCAGCGCTACCGGCCGTTCGAGGAGACGCGCGATTACGGGCTGGACGAAGCCATCGCCGACGGGGTCGACGAGCTGTGGCAGGGCAACGCTGCAGGCGACATCCTCGTGTTCCTTCCGGGCGAGCGCGAGATCCGCGAGGCGGCCGACCACTTGCGCAAGCACCTGTCGCACAGCCCGCTCACGCGCGGGGCCGAGGTGCTGCCGCTGTTCTCGCGGCTGTCGCAGGCCGAACAGGACCGCATCTTCGAAGCGCACGCGGGCCGGCGCATCGTGCTGGCCACCAACGTGGCCGAGACCTCGCTCACCGTGCCGGGCATCCGCTACGTGATCGACGCGGGCACGGCGCGAGTCAAGCGCTACAGCTTCCGCAGCAAGGTGGAGCAGCTGCTGGACGAGCCCGTGAGCCAGGCCGCGGCCAACCAGCGCGCGGGCCGCTGCGGCCGCGTGGCCAACGGCATCTGCATCCGCCTCTACGACGAGCAGGACTTCCTCTCGCGCCCGCGGTTCACCGACCCGGAGATCCTGCGCTCGTCGCTGGCCGGCGTGATCCTGCGCATGAAGGCGCTGCACCTGGGCAGCGTGGAAGACTTTCCGTTCATCGAGGCCCCGCAGCGTCGCGCGATCGCCGACGGCTACCAGTTGCTCAATGAACTGGGCGCCGTGGACGACGCCAACGAGCTCACTCCCGTCGGCGGCGAGCTGGCCCGCCTGCCGCTGGACCCGCGAGTGGCCCGGATGATCCTGGAGGGGCGCGAGCGGGGCGCGCTGGCCGAGGTGCTGGTGATCGCATCGGCGCTGTCCGTGCAGGACGTGCGCGACCGGCCGCTGGAGCTGCAGGCGCAGGCCGACCAGCAGCATGCGAAGTTCGATGACGAGAAGAGCGAGTTCTCGGGGTACCTGAGGTTGTGGGAGTGGATCCATGCGGCGCGGGGCGGCACCTCGCCCCAACCCTCTCCCGCGAGCGGGAGAGGGAGCCCAGGCGCTCCGAAACTCCCTCTCGCGCGTGCGGGAGGGGGTGGGGGTGAGGGTGCACCCCACCACAAGCTCTCCAACCGCCAGTACGAATCCCTCCTGCGCCAGAACTTCATCAACGTGCGGCGTGTGCGCGAGTGGAAGGACATCCACTCGCAACTGCACACGGTGGTTGCCGAGCACAAGTGGCGCATGAACTCGCAGCCCGCGGGCTACGACGCGCTGCACAAGTCCATGCTGGCCGGCCTGCTGGGCAACATCGGCTGGAAGATGGAAGAGGAGGACGTGTACCTCGGCGCGCGCGGGATCAAGTTTTATCGCCACCCCGGAGCCCACCTAAAGAAGCGCCCGGGGCGCTGGATCGTCTGCGCCGAGCTGGTGGAGACCACGCGCCTGTTCGGCCGCGGCATCGCCAACATCGAGCCGCAATGGGTGGAGGAAGTCGCCGGCCACCTGCTCAAGAAGCAGCTGCTCGATCCGCACTGGGAGAAGAAGGGCGCCGAGGTGATGGCGCTGGAGCGCGCCACGCTGTACGGCCTGGTGATCTACAGCGGCCGCCGTGTGCCCTTCGCCAAGGTCGACCAGCAGGGCGCGCGGGAGATCTTCATCCGCGAGGGCCTGGTCGCGGGGCAGTGGGAGACGAAGCTGCCGTTCCTGGCCGCCAACCTGAAGCTGGTGCGGCAGGTCGAGGAGCTGGAGCACAAGTCGCGCCGCCAGGACGTGCTGGTGGACGAGGAGCTGATCTACGCCTTCTACGACCAGCAGATCCCGGCCGACGTCTACAACGGCCACACCTTCGAGGGTTGGTATCGCCAGGACAGCCGGCACAAGCCCGATCTGCTGAAGCTCACTCGCGACGAGTTGATGCGGCACGAGGCCGCGGGCATCACGACGGAGTCCTTCCCGAAGACGATCCGACTGGGTGGTGTCGATTGCGCCGCGGCCTACCTGCACGAACCCGGCGATCCGCGCGACGGCCTCACCGTGACCGTGCCGCTGTTCGTGTTGAACCAGGTGAGCGAAGAGCGTGCCGAATGGCTGGTGCCCGGCATGCTCAAGCACAAGGTGCAGGCGCTCCTCAAGAGCCTGCCGCAAAAGCCCCGCTCGCGGTTCGTGCCGCTGCCGGAATCGGCGGCGCGGCTAGCCGATGAACTGACGGCGCCGGAACGCTGGGCCGTCGGCTCGCTGGTCGACGTGCTGCTGAAGATGGTGCGGGAACGGACGTCGCTGGACGTCAAGCGCACGGATTTCAAGCTGGACATGGTGCCCGCGCACCTGTTCATGAATTTCCGGGTGGTGGACGAGCACGGCCGGCAGCTGGGGATGGGGCGGAATCTCGGGGCGCTGAAGGCGGAACTGGGGGCGAAGGCGCGGGGGGCGTTCCAGGCGCTGGCGGGGTTGACGGTCGCGGCGGCTCCAACTCCCTCTCCCGCTGGCGGGAGAGGGCGAAGTGAGGGTGGTGCGGTGGCGAAGGCAGACCCTCACCCCAGCCCTCTCCCGCAGGCGGGAGAGGGAGCGAGGTACACCAGCTGGTCCTTCGGCGAACTGCCCGAGCTGATGGAAGTGCGAAAGGGCTCGACGTCCCTCGTCGGCTTCCCCGCGCTGGTCGACCAGGGCCACGCCGTCGTCATCGAAGTCTTCGACGAACCCGAGGTCGCCGCGGCGAAGCACCGCGCGGGCCTGCGCCGCCTGTTCGCGCTGCAGCTCAAGGACGCGCTCAAGTACCTGGAGAAGAACATTCCCGACCTGCAGAAGATGGCCGTCGCCTTCATGCCGCTCGGCACGCAGGAGGAATTGCGGCAGCAGATCATCGATCTGGCCCTGGACCGGGCCTTCCTGCTCGATCCGCTGCCCACCGACGAGGCCACGTTCAAGCGCCGGGTGGACGAGGGCCGCGGCCGCCTGACGCTGATCGCCAACGAGGTGGCCCGCCTCGCGGCCACCATCCTGGCCGACTACGCGACGGCGGCGCGAAAGATCAAGGACACCAAGGGGCATCCCGATTGCACCGCCGACGCCGCGCAGCAGCTGCAGCGACTGGTCCCGAGGCACTTCCTCGCCCGGACGCCCTGGGCGGCCCTGCAGCATCTCCCGCGCTACCTCAAGGCGATCACGCTGCGGCTAGAGAAACTGCGCGCGGATCCTGCGCGCGACGTGGCTCGCATGGCCGACGTCCGGCCGCAGGAGCAGCGCTACTGGCGCCTGGTGGCCGAGCGCAAAGGCCACGTCGACGACCGCATGCAGGAACTGCGCTGGCTGCTGGAGGAACTTCGCGTCAGCCTGTTCGCGCAGGAACTTCGCACGCCGCAGCCCGTGAGCGTCAAGCGCCTCGAAAAGGTCTGGGCGCAGTTGAACAGCTGA
- a CDS encoding ABC transporter substrate-binding protein, which translates to MLNRRKFSRTLVGSAALMALPAVRAQGDRILLAQSAPFTGPSAQLGIQFHNGARLYFDQVNAQGGIHRKPVEIVKMDDGYEPDRCVENTRKLLADDPVALFCYVGTPTSLAALPVATAAKTPYYAPFTGAMGLRQPFNRYAFHLRASYNDETALIVDQLIQLGRQKIAVFHQNDAYGKAGLDGVALALAAHNSKPVGTATVERNSVEVAAAVKALVALRPDAIVQIGSYKACAAFIKAAKAAGYGGLFYNVSFVGTQALADELGKDGLGVVVSQVMPSPYNPARAITREFVEAVKKAGGEHSVNFSSMEGYLAAKVMADALRRGPAKPTRETVVTSLEALGMSSYGGFNVSFSSNDHVASKFVELSMLTGDGRVRT; encoded by the coding sequence ATGCTCAACCGCAGAAAGTTCTCCCGCACCCTCGTCGGCTCCGCTGCCTTGATGGCCCTGCCTGCCGTCCGCGCCCAGGGCGACCGCATCCTGCTGGCCCAGTCGGCGCCGTTCACCGGCCCGTCCGCGCAGCTGGGCATCCAGTTCCACAACGGCGCCCGGCTGTACTTCGACCAGGTCAATGCCCAGGGCGGCATCCACCGCAAGCCGGTGGAGATCGTGAAGATGGACGACGGGTACGAGCCGGACCGCTGCGTCGAGAACACCCGCAAGCTGCTGGCCGACGACCCGGTGGCCCTGTTCTGCTATGTCGGCACGCCCACCAGCCTGGCCGCGCTGCCGGTCGCGACGGCGGCGAAGACGCCTTACTACGCGCCCTTCACCGGCGCCATGGGACTGCGCCAGCCGTTCAACCGCTATGCCTTCCACCTGCGGGCCTCGTACAACGACGAGACGGCGCTGATCGTGGACCAGCTGATCCAGCTCGGCCGCCAGAAGATCGCGGTGTTCCACCAGAACGACGCGTACGGCAAGGCGGGCCTGGACGGCGTGGCGCTGGCGCTGGCCGCGCACAACTCCAAGCCGGTCGGCACGGCCACGGTGGAGCGCAACTCGGTGGAGGTGGCGGCCGCCGTCAAGGCGCTTGTTGCGCTGCGCCCCGACGCCATCGTCCAGATCGGCTCGTACAAGGCGTGCGCCGCCTTCATCAAGGCAGCGAAGGCGGCGGGCTATGGCGGCCTCTTCTACAACGTGTCGTTCGTGGGCACCCAGGCGCTGGCCGACGAACTGGGCAAGGATGGACTGGGCGTGGTCGTCTCGCAGGTGATGCCCTCGCCCTACAACCCCGCTCGCGCGATCACGCGCGAGTTCGTGGAGGCGGTGAAGAAGGCGGGCGGCGAGCACTCCGTCAACTTCTCCAGCATGGAAGGCTACCTGGCCGCCAAGGTGATGGCCGACGCGCTGCGCCGCGGCCCGGCCAAGCCCACGCGCGAGACGGTCGTCACCAGCCTCGAGGCGCTGGGGATGTCGTCGTACGGCGGCTTCAACGTGAGCTTCTCCAGCAACGACCACGTCGCGTCGAAGTTCGTCGAGCTGTCGATGCTGACGGGCGACGGCCGCGTGCGCACCTGA
- a CDS encoding amidohydrolase family protein — MLDLLITNASLPDGRTGVSVAVQDGRIREITAGLDAPAHEKFDARGWLLSPPFCDPHFHMDATLSYGLPRINETGTLLEGIALWGELKPLLKAEDMIERALAYCDWAVARGLLAIRSHVDTSAPSLLPVQAMLEVKKRVAGYVDLQLVAFPQDGVLRTQFGVENLKRALDLGVDIVGGIPHFERTMSEGAASVKLLCELAAGRGLPVDMHCDESDDPLSRHIETLAFETQRLGLEGRVNGSHCTSMHSMDNYYASKLLPLIAESGVSVVANPLINITLQGRHDTYPKRRGMTRVPELMAAGVTVAFGHDCVMDPWYGMGSGDMLEVAHMGLHVAQMTSRGGIRACFDAVTTNAAKVMQLPGYGLEPGCDASFVLLQARDVVEAIRLRANRLKVWRKGKLLAETPEVAASLHVEGRPAATRFTTAG, encoded by the coding sequence ATGCTCGACCTGCTCATCACCAACGCCTCCCTGCCCGACGGCCGCACGGGCGTCTCGGTCGCGGTGCAGGACGGCCGCATCCGCGAAATCACGGCCGGCCTGGACGCACCGGCGCACGAGAAGTTCGATGCGCGCGGCTGGCTGCTCTCGCCACCGTTCTGCGATCCGCACTTCCACATGGACGCGACCCTCAGCTACGGGCTGCCGCGCATCAACGAGACCGGCACGCTGCTGGAGGGCATCGCGCTGTGGGGCGAGCTCAAGCCGCTGCTCAAGGCCGAGGACATGATCGAGCGCGCGCTGGCGTATTGCGATTGGGCCGTGGCCAGGGGGTTGCTGGCCATCCGCAGCCATGTCGACACGAGCGCTCCCAGCCTGCTGCCGGTGCAGGCCATGCTGGAGGTGAAGAAGCGTGTCGCCGGCTACGTCGACCTGCAGCTCGTCGCCTTCCCGCAGGACGGCGTGCTGCGGACGCAGTTCGGTGTCGAGAACCTGAAACGCGCGCTCGACCTGGGCGTGGACATCGTCGGCGGCATCCCGCACTTCGAGCGCACGATGTCCGAAGGCGCGGCCAGCGTGAAGCTGCTGTGCGAGCTCGCGGCCGGGCGCGGCCTGCCAGTGGACATGCACTGCGACGAGTCGGACGACCCGCTCTCGCGCCACATCGAGACGCTGGCCTTCGAGACGCAACGGCTCGGGCTGGAGGGCCGGGTGAACGGCTCGCACTGCACTTCCATGCACAGCATGGACAACTACTACGCCAGCAAGCTGCTGCCGCTGATCGCGGAGTCCGGCGTGAGCGTCGTGGCCAATCCGCTGATCAACATCACGCTGCAGGGCCGCCACGACACCTACCCCAAGCGGCGCGGCATGACGCGAGTGCCCGAGCTGATGGCCGCCGGCGTCACGGTCGCTTTCGGCCACGACTGCGTGATGGACCCGTGGTACGGCATGGGCTCGGGCGACATGCTGGAGGTGGCGCACATGGGCCTGCACGTGGCGCAGATGACCAGCCGCGGCGGCATCCGCGCGTGCTTCGACGCCGTGACCACGAACGCCGCGAAGGTGATGCAGTTGCCCGGCTACGGTCTCGAACCGGGCTGCGACGCCAGCTTCGTGCTGCTGCAGGCGCGCGATGTCGTGGAGGCGATCCGGCTGCGTGCGAACCGGCTCAAGGTGTGGCGCAAGGGAAAGCTGCTGGCCGAGACGCCGGAGGTGGCGGCGAGTCTGCACGTCGAGGGCCGGCCGGCCGCAACCCGGTTCACGACGGCAGGCTGA
- a CDS encoding URC4/urg3 family protein codes for MSVENDFIRERSRGEVAAGLLRSTVAVRERCGQLLDRARVGQSAWFTVDESKLRAAAAEVAAITRRRYPRLHIPFHSRWRHFEAGGVDRRKQLNERLGNVAPQARAHAMIDLTVVSVLLDAGAGADWKYVDPATGQTYTRSEGLAVATFHAFMAGMFSSDRLRPLQADAQGLRSLGTDQLAQVFQVSESNPLVGLEGRAILLRRLGEAMAEQPEVFTEDARPCGLFFLMVADEGGIAHTADVEVHDLLSQILTSMSGIWPMGTSIGGVPLGDVWRHAAVRGDGPSDGWVPFHKLSQWLTYSLLEPFHWAGVKLRGIDKLTALPEYRNGGLLIDSGVLTLREPDAAHQVWHPGDEIIVEWRALTVPLLDELAGAVRHELSVDEDRLPLACVLEGGTWAAGRELAQRARGGLPPLQVHSDGTVF; via the coding sequence ATGAGCGTCGAGAACGACTTCATCCGCGAACGCTCGCGCGGCGAGGTCGCGGCCGGCCTCCTGCGCTCCACCGTCGCCGTGCGCGAGCGCTGCGGCCAGCTGCTCGATCGGGCACGCGTCGGCCAGTCGGCCTGGTTCACCGTGGATGAAAGCAAGCTGCGCGCGGCAGCCGCGGAAGTCGCGGCCATCACGCGCCGCCGCTATCCCAGGCTGCACATCCCGTTCCACAGCCGCTGGCGGCACTTCGAGGCCGGCGGCGTCGACCGCCGCAAGCAGCTGAACGAAAGGCTCGGCAACGTCGCGCCGCAGGCGCGCGCCCACGCCATGATCGATCTCACCGTCGTCAGCGTGCTGCTGGATGCGGGCGCCGGAGCGGACTGGAAGTACGTCGATCCCGCCACGGGCCAGACCTACACCCGGTCCGAGGGACTGGCGGTGGCGACCTTCCACGCCTTCATGGCCGGCATGTTCTCCAGCGACCGGCTGCGGCCGCTGCAGGCCGACGCGCAGGGGTTGCGTTCGCTCGGCACCGACCAGCTGGCCCAGGTGTTCCAGGTCAGCGAATCCAATCCGCTGGTGGGGCTGGAGGGCCGCGCCATCCTGCTGCGCCGCCTGGGCGAGGCGATGGCGGAGCAGCCGGAGGTCTTCACCGAGGATGCGCGTCCATGCGGCCTGTTCTTCCTGATGGTGGCCGACGAGGGCGGCATCGCGCACACCGCCGACGTGGAGGTGCACGACCTGCTGTCGCAGATCCTCACCTCGATGTCCGGCATCTGGCCGATGGGCACGAGCATCGGCGGCGTGCCGCTGGGCGACGTCTGGCGCCACGCCGCGGTTCGTGGCGACGGCCCCTCGGACGGCTGGGTGCCGTTCCACAAGCTTTCGCAGTGGCTCACCTACTCGCTGCTGGAGCCCTTCCACTGGGCCGGCGTGAAGCTGCGCGGCATCGACAAGCTCACGGCGCTGCCCGAATACCGGAACGGCGGGCTGCTGATCGATTCGGGCGTGCTCACGCTGCGCGAGCCGGATGCCGCCCACCAGGTCTGGCATCCCGGCGACGAGATCATCGTGGAATGGCGCGCGCTGACCGTGCCACTTCTCGACGAGCTGGCCGGGGCGGTGCGCCACGAACTCTCGGTGGACGAAGACCGGCTGCCCCTGGCCTGCGTGCTGGAAGGCGGCACCTGGGCGGCCGGCCGTGAACTGGCGCAGCGCGCCCGAGGCGGGTTGCCGCCGCTGCAGGTGCACAGCGACGGCACCGTGTTCTGA
- the upp gene encoding uracil phosphoribosyltransferase — protein MSQVHLIDHPLVQHKLTLMRKKEASTNSFRRLLGELASLMAYEVTRDMAMQEVEIETPLEKTTGKVIDGKKLVFVSILRAGTGILDGMLSVVPGARVGHIGLYRDPKTLTAVEYYFKMPQDMHERDVVVVDPMLATGNSAIAAVERLKELQPKSIKFVCLLTCPEGIEAMQRAHPDVPLYTAAIDRQLNEHGYILPGLGDAGDRIFGTK, from the coding sequence ATGTCCCAAGTCCACCTGATCGACCATCCGCTGGTCCAGCACAAGCTGACCCTCATGCGCAAGAAGGAGGCCAGCACCAACAGCTTCCGGCGCCTGCTGGGCGAGCTGGCCTCGCTCATGGCCTACGAGGTCACGCGCGACATGGCGATGCAGGAGGTGGAGATCGAGACGCCGCTGGAGAAGACCACCGGCAAGGTCATCGACGGCAAGAAGCTGGTGTTCGTCTCCATCCTGCGCGCCGGCACCGGCATCCTGGACGGCATGCTCAGCGTCGTTCCCGGCGCGCGGGTGGGCCACATCGGCCTGTACCGCGATCCCAAGACGCTGACGGCCGTCGAGTACTACTTCAAGATGCCGCAGGACATGCACGAGCGTGACGTCGTGGTGGTCGACCCGATGCTGGCGACCGGCAACAGCGCCATCGCCGCCGTGGAGCGGCTCAAGGAACTGCAGCCCAAGTCGATCAAGTTCGTGTGCCTGCTCACCTGCCCGGAAGGCATCGAGGCGATGCAGCGGGCGCACCCGGACGTGCCGCTCTACACCGCGGCCATCGACCGCCAGCTCAACGAGCACGGCTATATCCTGCCCGGGCTGGGCGACGCGGGCGACCGGATCTTCGGGACGAAATAA
- a CDS encoding Bcr/CflA family efflux MFS transporter encodes MHFLLMANLVAQLAFGLLAMTICLPSMQDWPALFGSTQAAVQLTFSGFIAAYGGMQLVYGPLSDRFGRKPVLLAGLVIACAGCLLAAFADSLEVLTLGRVLQGAGSAAGMVTGRAMVQDLFQGPERTRVMAFIGMSMGVCPPLATLLGGHLHVRVGWQANFAVMAALAVVLMAAAWWGLPARKADAAPSTGGLRTLAGSYARLAREPAFLLHVLLLSSATATFYSFLGGTPLVLRAYGVTPEQLGWYIGVIPIAYIFGNLATTRMTHRRSDRYIMGWGQALTIGGLFFVLALGWAGWRSPLALALPLLLLGVGHGLLVPPTLTGTVGVIPALAGSAAAVAGLSQQLLGALGGLVVGMVPHEGQLNLGGLMLMWTLVGLAAYLLLQRQARVRPR; translated from the coding sequence ATGCACTTCCTCCTCATGGCCAACCTCGTGGCCCAGCTTGCCTTCGGCTTGCTGGCCATGACGATCTGCCTGCCTTCGATGCAGGACTGGCCGGCCCTGTTCGGCAGCACGCAGGCGGCGGTGCAGCTGACGTTCAGCGGATTCATCGCGGCGTACGGCGGCATGCAGCTGGTGTACGGGCCGCTGTCGGACCGTTTCGGACGCAAGCCGGTGCTGCTCGCCGGACTGGTGATCGCCTGCGCGGGCTGTCTGCTCGCGGCGTTCGCGGACAGCCTGGAAGTGCTCACGCTCGGCCGCGTGCTGCAGGGCGCGGGCAGCGCGGCGGGCATGGTGACGGGGCGGGCGATGGTGCAGGACCTGTTCCAGGGACCGGAGCGCACGCGTGTGATGGCCTTCATCGGCATGAGCATGGGCGTGTGCCCGCCATTGGCCACGCTGCTGGGCGGTCACTTGCACGTGCGGGTGGGCTGGCAGGCGAACTTCGCGGTGATGGCGGCGCTGGCGGTCGTATTGATGGCGGCGGCCTGGTGGGGCCTGCCGGCGCGCAAGGCGGACGCGGCGCCCTCGACCGGCGGGCTGCGCACGCTGGCCGGCAGCTATGCACGCCTTGCGCGCGAACCGGCCTTCCTGCTGCACGTGCTGCTGCTGTCGTCGGCCACCGCGACGTTCTACAGCTTCCTGGGCGGCACGCCGCTGGTGCTGCGCGCGTACGGCGTTACGCCGGAGCAGCTGGGCTGGTACATCGGCGTCATCCCGATCGCCTACATCTTCGGCAACCTGGCCACGACGCGCATGACGCACCGCCGCAGCGACCGCTACATCATGGGCTGGGGCCAGGCGCTCACGATCGGCGGACTGTTCTTCGTGCTGGCGCTCGGTTGGGCCGGGTGGCGAAGCCCGCTTGCATTGGCGTTGCCGCTGCTGCTCCTCGGCGTCGGCCACGGGTTGCTGGTGCCGCCCACGCTCACCGGCACCGTCGGTGTGATTCCCGCACTGGCCGGTTCGGCCGCCGCGGTGGCCGGCCTGTCGCAGCAGCTGCTGGGAGCGCTCGGCGGCCTGGTCGTGGGCATGGTGCCGCACGAGGGCCAGCTGAACCTGGGCGGGCTGATGCTGATGTGGACCCTGGTCGGCCTGGCGGCCTACCTGCTGCTGCAACGGCAGGCGCGCGTGCGCCCCCGCTGA